The DNA region GTTTATATGTGAGAAAGTGTTAGATGAGAAGACTGTAGCGGGTTTGGAAAAGAAAGATGTTTATGCCAGGATGTGCAGGCCTAATCCTTTTGATGATGGCACAAAGGTATGTCTCTTTCTGTCTTTGAATTTCCGTGTATGTTTTGCTTAGAATAAGATTGGATGGTTTGGGCTTTTACAGGAGGTATGGCTGGATAAGAATACTGGTGGGGCttgcttttcaatttcttcaaaggGGTTGGCTATTACTGGGATTGATGACAGGAGATACTGGAATCACATTTCTACCGAAGAATCAaggtgatatatatatttagacaAATTTTCGTTTTTTCATTGGATTGTCAGATCCAATGGGACACAGAGAAAATATTGTCAAAGGAAAACTTCATAGAATCAAGCCTTTTTTGGTGGTTTGGCATGAGGTCTTCTGtgcaatcaaatttcaaattcttgGCTTTAATATGGATTGTTTGTCTTTcctttttaaatgctttgattAGTATGATAGCAAGTTTGTACATTTGAATAAACTCAATTTCATTTCCACAAATTGCTATTTGCACTTATTAGAGATTGTTCATTCTATGCACTgatatattttagtttattgaaTTGAGTTGCTGTTATTGAATTTAGCCTGAcactatttaatttttcattcaacAACATACCAGCAAGAGAGACTGTttatttagaacaatttaaACTATGTATTTATTATCCTGCTTATGGTTGTCTTTATGTCTTCGGACTCTGAATGCTAGAAGGAACACTGGACTGATATATTGTTCCTCTTTCTGGATTTAGATTCCACACAGTTGCATATCTTCAACAGATTTGGTGGTTTGAAATAGATGGAGAGTTCGAGTTTGAATTTCCGAAAGGGGTGTATAGCCTATTCTTCAGACTCCAGCTTGGCAGGTCCTCAAAGAGAATGGGTCGTAGAGTTTGTAACTCTGAGCACATCCACGGCTGGGATATTAAACCTGTAAGATTCCAGCTAACAACTTCTGATGGTCAACGTGCAGCATCCGAATGCTTTTTGGACAACCCTGGGAAGTGGGTTTACTACCATGTTGGGGATTTTGTTGTCGATCGTCCAAGCGAattaatgaagatcaaattttcAATGACTCAGATTGATTGCACTCACACCAAAGGAGGTCTCTGTGCTGACGCTGCCTTTGTATACCCCAGTAGCATAGGCAGTGAGATTTGTAAAATGAACAAGCTTGCTGGTCagcattgaagaagaaaatataggTTGGTTTGTTGGGATTTGTAGAGTTTTCACCCAGGCATTGTATTTATTTGATCCTCGTAATCTTGCAGGTCTTGAATAGTCTTGTTTGTAGCACTTGTACATTATGGTTCTGCTAGTTTCCTGTATTGTCTGCCTAATTCGTAAATTTTCCTTGAGCAAACAGAATTGCCTTCGCACGTTTTTCTTTCTGGgtaaagaaaattttgtttcttagtGGAACTTGCATCCTGTTTTTAGAAAATCTAAAGTGCAACCACTGACTGATTGGCTTCTAGGGAACTCCTGGTTTTATTTCGAAAGTGAGAGCGTGCTGAATAGGATTAACAGCGAGATACATAGCAGAGATGCTATCGCCGACTGCCTCAATGGGCCGGCAAGGACTAATGTGAAGATCTTGTAAAAGGGAACGAAGCCAACGAATCTCAGCAACAAGAGCAGCAGAGGCACCATTTTCAGATTCTGCACTTCTACGAGAGACTGCGTGTTGCTTTTTAGCAGTCCAGGTGATCAGATTAAGGCCTGGAAACACACAATAACCACAGGACAACCAGCCCAATGGGCATTGTAACAAGCCACAGTATCGACAGAAGAAGAGGGCAAATGAAGTACCTTCGATTCAACGCAAAATGCGCTTCAGGGCCTGCCAGAGAGAGTCATGTGGATCATGCATAAATTGGCAAACAGTATTAACTTGATAAGCTAAGTTATTTATAAACCAAATGCATGCGCGCGCGGGTGAATTAAAATTGTGCAAACGCGAAGAAAAGTGCAGAGAAGCAGCTCCCGCTTCCgttgtcttttattttagttctttGGGCCGTGGCTCAAACTAAcagatttttatttcattctttttgGGCCATAGAGTAAACAAACTGAATCACTCCGTTTGGGCCGTGacccaaataaattcttaaaaaaaaaaaaacatttgcacaCCATCAAATATCATCCAAATGGCTCTCACTACCAGAGGAATAAACAAACAGAGTAAGAAACTTTACTGCAATCAAATCCCTTGGAAGAGAAAGGATGTAAAACGATGAAACTAAACACAAGGGGCTTGTTTTAAGCCATATAACCGAAGCTGACACACATAACCAGGACAATCCAGATGCACAAAACCGAGGGGTTGCTCATTGCTGCATTTACACAACCTGATCAAGGGAGCCATGCAAAAATGCCTTCTAACATCCCACTAATGAATAAGCCACTGGTGCGAAAGAGCCACAAAAAGGACAGGGGAATGAGAGGTGAGATGGCAGAGCAGTGTGTTTAAcacattattaaatttgaagtaTGAGAACGATGAATGATTTTATGGCCCATGGGCAATTTATTATTACCATCACCAATCCGTACTGTATCAGAACTAAAATAAGGCTTACAAGAGTCTAAATCACCTGGAGTGTTGGTTGAGATGCACCAGTGTCAGGATGCCACTAGCATGGAGGAGAGGCTTGAGTGTGTAACCCTTCAAAGGAATGACTTAGATCACTTAAAGAAGAAGAGTTCCGCAACAGAGGGCAATAAAAAGCAGTGTGATCTAAACTAATTACAGAATTGGCATTGAGTTGGGCCTGCACTAAGttttgaaggagaagaagaaccAGATGATTGCCAAGACTGGTACTTGTGATAATTGTTGCGACCCCGATAGTTGCTTGAAAAATGACCTCGCTACTGTTATCACATCAGAATATTTGGTAGGAAGACCAACAAGAGTTTGAGAGACAACATGTTCATCAGAGACAGGATGGCCAATAGCCCAAAGAGGATCTTTGAGTTTAGAAACCAGAACTCAAATTTAACCTAATGTCTAATTTAGCTTATAATGGAAGTGGGTCAAGCCACTCCACGacttttaattgtgaaaatcaatAGTGGAATCAGCCTACAGTTGATTCAGCTTATAATGAAAGCGAAAGCCCTTGTATGGCTTTCTATTCGGAAAATCATTATATGGCTTTAGATTTGGAAAATCAAAATGTAAACAATAGCATTTCTATATTAACTTGTGAGAATCTTTAATGGCTTCTTGTGGTCTGGAAAATCAAGAACCAATCAACGTATGATAAGGGTGAAGCAAGTAGCCTAATGGCTTtggattttgaaaatcaaaatctagGCAAGGAAATCGATATATCAGCCTTCGGTGAAGGTGTATGGAGTAATATCACAGCAACTCCTCCGGATTTTGGAAATCAAAATCCTTGTAAGAAGACTGATATGTCAACCCCTGAAGAAGGTTATTCGAGTtactttaaattcttttttttcggATAATGATCTAGCTGATGTTGCGCTTCTAGAGGTAAGAGCTAAATACCATGGATTACagattctttttagtttttcttatggGGTTTGAGTAGCAAACCCAAAGTTTATTCTTACTTAACATGATACTTCCTGCAGGTAAGCCCTGAACTACTAGCAGAGATAGAAGGGCTTTCCAAGCAAGAACACAGTCCCAGCCCTTCACTTGATCAGCTTCCTGTGTGCTTGGAGGGAAGCCACTCCTGCATAGGCTCTAGTATCTACCTAATAAGATCTTTTCTCCGGGCCTATACCTTTGCGCCCTTCCCTtaatttcttctctctctctcctgcaTAGGCTCTAGTATctatcaatttagctttttaaaatagaattttggATTGGAGATGTTCTAAGATGATTTTTTACTGTAAAACACATGAGCACCTCTCATTCACTATTATGTGCATATCATGcgtcaattatttatatatatatacatacacatatttattaatatttgttaatagattaaatttttattcattcaaattaattataactaaaaaattcataaaaaaataaaaaatttcccaTGAAGttagttatgattttttttaatggcaatgCAATTATTTAACTGTGTATCAAAGTGCTAAAAAACTAAAGAGCTCATGGACcgcaatttttatttattttacttttaaagatattaaaatcattttaatgtgcctTTAAATTGTTAAAGGTGCCATCGCAAGAGTTTGAACCTTTATTGTCATTTTAGTCCTAAAGTATTTCAGAACTTGGGGGTAGGGGTGGTAAGAAATtgggaaggaaggaaggaaggaaggaaggcaGGCAAAGATgatagttttagttttagttttaggaAGTGGAGAATgcttttcactaaaaaataaaatggatgacGCGTTTGGAGTGGAAAAAAGAATCCAATACCTTCAAGCTCTTCACGGCCAAGGAAGTGAGTCGTGACAATTTTCTAACAATCAATGGCCCACACCATTACTTTTGTGGACTCACCATTGACTCAATACAGAGTCTCCATTCCAATATATATACAAGGCACAGGCAGACACTCCCTCGCTCACTCACACCTCTAGTAGTTGTAGCAACCATCAACCTCCTTTCTCTAACCAGAGCAGACACTTGTCCTCTTAGATCATCCACCAGTCCTTCTCCCCCTTTTGGTTTCCGTTTTAGGAAGAGTAATGGACGACTATTTCTCATCAGGTTTGTCACTCAAATTTTACCCTTTCAACTCCACAACtcgttcttgtttttgtttattattctaATCATTTTTCGtttcgttttgttttgttagtcCTGGAATTCTTCCGGCTATTAATGGAACAAGGATTCAAATTTCAGCCAACcaatgaagaattaataagcAAGTATCTGGTGCCGAAAACCCGTGGTGATATCATGGGAGGCTTGCACATGGCAGTCGTTAACCTTTGCGAGCATGAGCCATGGGATCTACCTGGTAATAACAATATTATCACTAGCTAGTGCTAGC from Populus alba chromosome 14, ASM523922v2, whole genome shotgun sequence includes:
- the LOC118041243 gene encoding F-box protein PP2-A13, whose amino-acid sequence is MGANLSCATLCDTNGEGPSSKPRLGDIPESCLALVLMHLDPPDICKLARLNRAFRGASSADFIWESKLPSNYKFICEKVLDEKTVAGLEKKDVYARMCRPNPFDDGTKEVWLDKNTGGACFSISSKGLAITGIDDRRYWNHISTEESRFHTVAYLQQIWWFEIDGEFEFEFPKGVYSLFFRLQLGRSSKRMGRRVCNSEHIHGWDIKPVRFQLTTSDGQRAASECFLDNPGKWVYYHVGDFVVDRPSELMKIKFSMTQIDCTHTKGGLCADAAFVYPSSIGSEICKMNKLAGQH